Sequence from the uncultured Draconibacterium sp. genome:
AATTTTACTTTAGTATTTTGTATCTGTTTTTGTTTTTACTGCCGCTGTTTCTGAATTATAAAAAGCGTCACGATTTGGCCAAAATAGTGACGCTGGGCATTTTTTTATCGGGCATTTACATCGGTACTTTTGTGATGAAATTTGGTGGTTACTTCCAGTTTACCATTATTCTGCCTGTATCGCTGTATTTTTTGCTTTTTGTTGAAATACGAGGTTGGAGGTTTTATTCAATGCTGTCGATGGCGGGGCTTTATATTGCCTTTAATGTTGCCGAATTCTTTTTGAGTGATTCGGTGTTCACCATAAACACAGTTATCGATTTTTTAGTGTATCTCGGCTCGCTGTTAGTGTTTATTTTGGCGCTTATTTTCTTTATTAAAAAGATTAATTTATCAGAAGATCTGTTGAAAGCCAAGTTGCGGTTTGAAAATGCCATTGCCGAATTTTCGCAGGCGATTTTAACCCATGGCAGTAACGGCATAAAACGAGGATTGGGTATTGTGCTTAATGCGTCGAAAGTGTCGCGCATTTATATTTTCGAACTTTCAAACGACGGAGGATTTATAAGTCAAACCTACGAGGCTTGTGCACAAGGTGTGAAGCCCGAAATCGATAACCCTGAATTGCAGCAAATTCCGGTTAGCGAACCTATAATATCCCGCTGGGTCGAAAATTTCAAACAGAAACAGATCATTAAAGGCCCGGTCGAAGATTTCCCTCCACTCGAAAAAGAGGTTCTAATGAACCAGGGCATTTTATCGATACTGGTAATTCCCATTTATTCGGGCAACGAATGGGTTGGGTTTATCGGATTCGATGATGTGTATGAAAAACGAACCTGGGATCGCGCATTTATTGGTTTGCTGTATACCATTGCCGATATTATTGGCCTGCACATGTGGAATGTAAAAAACCAGGAGCAAATAATGCGGCAAAACGAAGAGCTGCAAATACTGAATGCCACAAAGGATAAGTTCTTTTCAATAGTTGCCCACGACCTGAAAAGTCCTTTCAATTCGTTGATTGGCTTTAGCGATTTACTCGAGCAGGAAGTAAAAAAGAGCGATAACAGGATGATTAAACAATTTTCGCACTATATAAATAAAGGACTGTTGCAGTCGTACGATTATTTATCGAACCTACTCGAATGGTCGCGTATTCAATCCAAACGAATCGAATACCGGCCTACCGAGTTTCGTCTCGATCATTTGGTGCAGGAAGCTACCGATATGCTTTTTATTCAGGCTCAAAGTAAAGACATTAAACTAAGGGTTTCCGTTCCGCCTGAATTAAAAATTGTTGCCGACCTTAACATGATAAGAACGGTGATTGTAAACATGGTTTCGAACGCCATAAAATACAGCGAAAAAGGCGAGGAGGTAAAAATCATCAGCGAGTGCCGGCCAGAACATGTATCCATTCAGATAGTGGATAACGGTGTGGGCATTAGTTCCGAGATGTGTGAAAAACTTTTTAGCATCGAGGGGTCGAGCAGTACACCCGGCACGAACAACGAAACCGGAACCGGGCTGGGGCTGATAATTTGTAAGGAACTGATAGGTATGCACCGGGGAGCTATTCGTGTTGACAGCGAAAAAAACAAAGGAAGCGTGTTCCAGATTTTACTGCCTGTTGGATTAAATTAAATTCCGCGGGCAAAGGAAAGCAACCATAAAAAAATCTGAGCGTAACATTAAAGTCTCCGACCCAACTTTGCAGCTGTTTTCCCTCATGAGGGAAAATGTCGACAGACAAAAGGGTAAAGCTTTATAACAGGACGGCATCCCCTTCTAAAAAGGATGCTGGCGGCATCAAATGTTTATAGCTAATATGGTTAGAGGTTTATTCGACTCCGGCGGGAGTCGTATCTCCTGTTATAATTTTTGGCTAAAGACATACAAATCCTTCGGATTTTATAAGGTAATAAGGTTACCCGCGTTAGGATATGGATTTCTACTAAGGTTTGTTTTTGAAATAAGGTTCGCTGGAATACAAAGTGCATATAAAAACAAAAGGGAAAAACATCGTTTTTCCCTTTTGTGGTGCCACCTGGAATCGAACCAGGGACACACGGATTTTCAGTCCGTTGCTCTACCAACTGAGCTATGGCACCTTTCTAAAGTTGGGCTTTAAGTAGCACCCCCTTTATTTTGGTGTTGCAAAAGTATACATTTTTTTAAAATCACAAAGTTCAACACAAAAAAAAGTAAAAAAAAATCAATTTTTTCAGCCAACGGAATTAATCGTATTTGTATAGAATTGGGCTTTATTTATGTGTTTTTATTTGAAATAGAATTACTTGACCCCCAAAATACACCAACGGAGGCCGGTTCCACCCCTTTGGCGGAAGGTTAGGCGGGGTGAATATAAATTCCATCTGAGTAGTTTCGGAAATTTCACAATCATCGAAGTTTTCGATTTTACATAGAAACCTTTCATGCGTTTTGTATACGGTATGAGCTTGCAATCCAATACTTTTTATACTTTTGCACGATTAGTTTAAAAGACAATGGTTGATACTGATTATCTGATACATACATTACATAACGGCATTCGAATAATTCATCAGGAAACCGATTCGCCGGTGGGGCATCTGGGGGTTTTAATAAATACCGGATCGCGCGACGAAAAGGAGGATGAACATGGCCTGGCACATTTTATCGAACACTCGGTTTTTAAGGGTACAAAAAAGCGTAAGTCATTTCATGTGCTTAGCCGTATCGAGGGTGTTGGTGGCGAGCTGAATGCCTATACTACAAAAGAAGAAACCGTGCTGTATGCTACTTTTTTAAGTGAGCATTACGATCGCACAGCCGAATTGCTAAGTGATATTCTTTTTAACAGCACCTACCCCGAGAAAGAGCTGAAACTCGAAAAAGAGGTGGTGGTAGAAGAAATAAATTCGTATTACGACACGCCTTCGGAATTGATTTTCGATGAATTTGAGGAGCAGGTTTTTGATGGTCATCCCATTGCCCGCAACATTTTAGGCACAAAAGAAAAGCTGCGTTCTTTTAACCGCGATATGATTTTTAATTTTATTGCCAATAACTACCATACCGATCAAATGGTGATCAGTTCGGTGGGGAATATCGATTTTACGACTTTGCTAAAAATGCTGGAGAAGTATTTTGGCGAGGTGGAGCAAAGTTTGCGGCAGTTGAAGAGAGAGCAGTTTGTGAATTACCAACCACAATCAAAAACGGTAATAAAAGATACTTTTCAGGCGCACTGCGTAATGGGGAATGTGGCTTTCGATTTTAAAAATCCAAAGCGTATTGCCATGGTTTTGCTGAACAATGTGCTGGGCGGCCAGGCGCTAAACTCGCGTTTAAATCTGGCTATGCGCGAACGTCGCGGAATGGCTTACAACGTGGAATCGGCCTACACGGCGTATTCCGATACCGGTTTGTTTAACGTGTATTTCGGTACCGATAAAGAGAACCTGAATAAAGCGGTGGCGCTGGTGCATAAGGAGTTTGACTTGCTGCGCGACAAAAAAATGGGAGCCGTTCAGTTAAGTCGTGCAAAAAAGCAGTTGATTGGCCAGATTGCCATTTCAACCGAAAGTCGCGAAGATATGATGCTCACCATCGGGAAAAGTTTTATGCTGTTTGATAAAGTGGATCCGCTTCGTGTGATCTTCAAAAAAATTGAAGCGATTAGCGCCGAGGATATTCAGGAAGTAGCCAACATGGTATTGGACAAAAACCAGATGAGTACGTTGATTTATAAATAGAAGGAATGGACAGGCAGAAGTTATTGCACCAATATATTTTGGATCATATCGATGAGGAAGATCCGGTGTTAGCCGAACTGGATCGCGAAACCAACCTGAAAGTGTTGGGTGCCCGCATGATTTCGGGGCATTTGCAGGGACAGGTACTCACGATGCTGGCGAAAATGATCCGCCCCAAAACCATTCTTGAGCTGGGAACTTTTACCGGTTATTCGGCGATTTGCCTGGCAAAAGGATTGCCTGAAGATGGCAAGCTGATTACCATCGAGGTTGATGATGAGCTGGAGACACTAGCTGCTAAATATTTCGAAAAAGCCGGTGTGGCGCATTTAATCGAACAAAAAATCGGGGCTGCTACAGAGCTGATCCCTTCGCTCGATCAATCGTTCGACCTGGTTTTTATCGACGCCGATAAACGCGAGTATGTGCAGTACTATCAGTTGCTGATCGATAAAATGCAGCCGGGAACGTATATTATTGCCGACAACACACTGTGGAGCGGTAAAGTGCTGGATAAACCCCGTTTTGATGATACGCAGACTATTGGTATTCTTGAATTCAACAAGCTGGTTAAAAACGACGATCGCGTAGAAAAAGTCATCCTGCCACTGCGCGATGGTATGACCGTTATCCGTAGAAAGTAGTTTGTCGTTGTCTTTCCAGACGGGAAATACTTTTTCCTGTAGCTGAAAAAGTATTCAAAAAAGCCACCGCTGACGATAAAAAGCTAAAAATAAATTCCTTTCACTAAAATCAAGAAACTTCCCGATGCTATCGATCGGGACAGGCTCTCCTTTTAGCCTTTCGTACCTCAGGCTAACGAGAGTCAACCAGACTTGATTTTTTAACCTGCCTACCGGCAGGCAGGCGTTCAATCCATTGATTTTCTTAACGCTTTTTCTCGAAGGCGGACTTCAATGCGCATCTATCTAGTGTGCGCTCGTCAAAAATCCCTTTTAATTGGAACTATTATTCCCCGAAACTGCTGGACCCTTTTTAGCTTTAAATTCTGGTTTCCGCCTTCTGTTAGGATTGTTATTCCTACGCTTGTTGGGTTTTTTGCTATCGTCATTACCGCCCGCAGCGTTTTGTTTGTTTTGCGGAGTATTGCTCTTATTTTCGATATTCCGGACTGTCTTTTTGTTGCGTCGGTTTTTGTTGCGCGCAGGCTTTTTGTTGTCGAAACGATCCAGGCTTTCGTCAAGCGTAACTTCCATACTGTTTTGCTCTTTTGGCTGAGCGCTGAAGGTCTGGACTTCGGGTTTTATACCCCGCTTGTTTTTCTGGATAATATCGCGCACCTGTTTTAGCGACAGGTTAAAAGTAGTTCCCATGCTTCCTGCCAATCCGTACCAAATCTCTTTCTTCAGGTAATCGGTTTTAAACGGTTTAGCAACTCCCGATGCCAGTTCAAGGTCGAGTAGTTCGCGCGGAAATTCGTTTCCTGCCTCAATGTAAGCATCAAGTTCGTATAGCAAACAGCATTTTAGTTTTCCGCAGGCACCGGCCATTTTTTGTGCCGATGGCGACAAGCCTTGTTTTAGTGCCGCATCCGACGAGATGCTTGAAAAATCGGTTCGCCAGCTCGAGCAACACAACTCGCGTCCGCATGAGCCAATTCCACCAATCAAACCGGCTTCCTGGCGGGCACCAATTTGTTTCATTTCCACTTTAATGCGAAACTCGCGGGCATAAACTTTTATCAGCTCTCTGAAATCTACACGTCCTTCGGCCAGGTAATAGAAAATCGCTTTTTTATTGTCGCCTCTGAATTCAACATCGCCAATTTTCATGTCGAGTCCCAGCTCGGTTGCTGCCTGGCGTGCCCGAATCATGGTGGCTTTTTCGCGGCTGCGTGCTTCATTCAGTTTCTGAATATCGGCATCGGAAGCTTTGCGGTAAACCACATTCAGGTTATACCGCGACGGGTTTTTAATCCGCAGCTTAAATTGTTTTTCGGCCAGGTAACCGGTCAGGGTTACTTCGCCAACATCGTGCCCCGGCGAGGAGGCAACAACTATGCGGTCTCCACGTTTTAGCGGAAGATTTTCAACATTTTTATAGTATTCTTTGCGGGTTGACTTAAACTTAACTTCAACAATATCTGATTTATCGGTGGTGTCTGGCAAATCACTTAGCCAGTCGTATCCTTGTACTATGCTATTTGTTGAATTATTGAACGAACATCCATTACAACTCATATAATCCTCTCTGCTTTCTGTCTGATGCGTGGCTTTTTTGTGCATTTATCGCACTGAGCCTCACGATCATCTTGTAAATAATTCAATGCAAAGATTGGAAAAAAGAATTGATTTTTCTAATCTGGAACAAGTCTAAATTAAAATATTGTAATTTATTTATGCCGGAAATGAGCTTTTTTGTTCCTTTATTGAAAAATTAATAAGGCAAAAAACATTCATGAATCTCTTAAGGCGGCTTTTAGTTGTAGTATTTGTGGCCCTCGCATTCGATGGGCTGGCTTTTCAACTTACAGAAAGGGCAACAGTTAGTATCATTACCTGCAGTCCGGGAAACGAAATGTATTCGGTTTACGGTCATTCGGCCATTCGGGTAAAAGATCAGCAGCTGAATTACGATGTGGTTTTTAACTATGGCATTTTCGATTTTAGCAGCCCAAATTTTTTGTATCGTTTTTGTGCCGGGCAAACCGATTACCTGCTTGGCGCTTATCGTTTTGAGACCTTTTTGAATGAATACCGACACGATAAACGCAGTGTTTTTGAACAGGAACTCAATCTCTCAGCACAGGAAAAACAAAAAATATTCGATTTTTTACAATGGAATGCCCGCCCCGAAAACCGGGTGTACCGCTATAATTTTTTCTTTGATAACTGTGCCACGCGGGTTCGCGATGTAATTGCCGATAACGTAAATGGAGGTATAACTTACACCGATAGTGCCAGTCATAAAACGCTGCGAACACTGATAAAAGATTGTCACCACAAAATAAGATGGCTGAACTTTGGTATTGATTTTTTGGTTGCCGCTGAATCAGACCGAGAGGCAACACTTGAAGAAGAAATGTTTTTGCCCGACTATGTAATGCAGCATTTTGCAATGGCAAAAAGAAATGATACAGGACAGGATATTGCTCAACCGGTGCAAGTGCTTTACCAGGCACCTGAACAAACTCAGGCACTGACATGGCTTTGGGGGCCTTTGGTAGTTTTTTCGTTGTTGCTGCTGGTGGTTGCTTTTTTCACCTGGAAACAGTTTAAGAACGCTGAAATGAAGCCGGCGCTTGATATTCTGCTTTATGGTATAAACGGACTTGGTGGTTTATTGCTTACCTGGTTTACCATTTATTCCGAACATCCGGCAATGAGCCCGAATTATAACCTCATGTGGTTGGTGCCGCTGAGTCTGCCATTTGCAATTGTTTACTTACGAAAAAAGTGGCGTCAGGCAGTGCGTTATTATCACCTTGTTTTTGCGGTGTGGATAATTATATTTTTTGTTTCATCGCCCTTTATTCCGCAGAAATTTCATCCGGTGTTTTTTATTATGGCAGCCACATTTTTTATCCGCGCACTGGCGCACTCGCTGCTAATTCTGAAGTCTTTAAAAGCCGCTCGCAAATAATCTGGGCTGACTACCAGAAATCGATTTTGTGAAAAACTATCCTTTGCACCGACTTTTAAGGCGATGGTATTGGGTTGGTTAGTCCAACTAGATTTTTCAGGATTTTTGTAAATTTTATTCTACAAAAATCCTGAAAAATCATAATCACTATATCCGATTCGTTACACCGCTCTAAAGACGGTGCAAAAAATAGTTTTCGGAACTTGAATCAAGGTCATCAGCGATATTTATTTGTAATCTAATTTCTTTTATCGCAGTTACTTTTGCCTTTTTTCTTTCAGCTTTTTCCTTGATACAACCCGATACTGTTGAAAAGTTTGGATGAACAAATTTGTCGTGGATTTCTTCCATGCTTTTAAACAATTATCTTTGCTCAACGATGGCAAAAAATGAAAAGAAATATGTAGAAACTCCGCTGATGAAGCAATATTATACCATCAAGGATAAACATCCTGACGCGGTGTTGCTTTTTCGTGTGGGCGATTTTTATGAAACATTTGGAGAGGATGCCATAAAGGCAGCGGAAATTCTGGGAATTACATTAACGCGTCGGGCAAATGGTTCGGCCAGTTATGTGGAGTTGGCAGGTTTCCCGCATCATGCGCTGGATACCTATTTGCCCAAACTGGTACGGGCCGGACAGCGGGTGGCGATTTGCGAGCAGCTGGAAGATCCCAAAATGACCAAGAAGATCGTGAAACGTGGGATTACCGAGCTGGTAACTCCCGGTGTTTCCATCAACGATAATATTCTTGAGAACCGCGAGAATAACTTCCTCGCATCGGTTCATTTCGATAAAAAGCGGGCAGGTATTGCCTTCCTTGATATCTCCACCGGTGAGTTTCTGGCGGCCGAAGGAAGTTTTGAATACATCGACAAATTATTGAATTCGTTTCAGCCCAAAGAGGTGTTGTTTCAACGCGGAAGAGGAAAGGAGTTCAACGATCTGTTCGGGACAAAATTTTACACTTTTAACCTGGAAGACTGGGTGTATACCGACGATGCTGCAAACGACCGCCTGAAGCGGCATTTCGAAACCAGTTCGTTAAAAGGATTTGGTGTGCATAACATGCAGTTGGGCATTATTGCTGCCGGAGCGATTTTGCATTATCTTGATATTACCCAACACCAGAAGCTAAGTCATATCTCGGGATTGAGCCGGATTGAGGAAGAGCACTTCGTATGGCTCGACCGGTTTACCATTCGTAACCTGGAGTTGTTTGCGCCGCTTCACGAAAGTGGAAAAGCACTTATTAATGTGATCGATAAAACCATTACACCAATGGGATCGCGCTTGCTGAAACGCTGGATGGCGCTGCCTTTAAAAGATATCGATCCGATAAACGAGCGGCTGGAAGTAGTGGAGCTTTTTCTGAAAGATCCGGAGACAAAAGAAAACCTGGAAGAACATCTTCGTCAGATGGGCGACCTGGAACGACTGATCTCAAAAGTTGCAGTCGGCCGCATCAACCCGCGCGAAGTAGTGCAGGTGAAAAATGCGCTGGCGGCAATTGTGCCGATAAAAGCTGCGTGCGCCGATGTTGAGAATCAGGCCTTAAACCGTTTTGCCGAGCAGCTAAATCCTTGTGATCTGATCAGAGCGCGAATTGAAAAGCAAATTGTTGCCGATCCGCCAACAGCAGTAAATAAAGGAAAAGTGATTGCCGAAGGTATCTCGGAAGAATTGGATGATTTACGAAAGATCGCTTATTCGGGAAAAGATTACCTGGCGCAAATTCAAAAACGCGAAAGCGAAAAGCACGGAATTCCATCGCTGAAGATCAGCTTTAACAATGTTTTTGGGTACTATATTGAGGTGCGGAATACGCATAAAGATAAGGTGCCAACCGATTGGATTCGTAAACAAACGCTGGTTAGTGCCGAGCGGTATATTACAGAGGAGCTGAAAGAATACGAGCAAAAAATTCTTGGCGCTGAGGAGAAAATTCAGGCGCTGGAAGGTAAACTTTTTGGCGAGCTGATTTTTGAGCTGTCGGAATACATTTCGGCTATACAGCTGAACTCGCATATTCTGGCGCAAATCGATTGTTTATTGTCGTACGCCACGTGTGCAACATCTTATAAATATTTCCGCCCTGAGGTGAACGATGCCACTTCAATCGAGATTAAAGAAGGGCGACATCCGGTTATCGAGCACCAACTGCCAATTGGCGAGTCGTATATTGCCAACGATGTTAAGTTGGATCAGGAAGATCAGCAGATCATTATCATCACGGGGCCAAACATGGCCGGTAAATCGGCACTGTTGCGCCAAACAGCATTAATTGTGCTGATGGCGCAAATGGGATCGTTCGTCCCCGCAGAAGTAGCTAAAATCGGATTTGTGGATAAAATTTTCACGCGTGTTGGAGCCTCGGATAATATTTCGTTGGGCGAATCAACTTTTATGGTGGAAATGAACGAAGCAGCCAGCATTCTGAATAACGTTTCCGACCGCAGCCTGATTCTTTTCGACGAGCTGGGGCGCGGAACATCAACATACGACGGTATTTCCATTGCCTGGTCGATTGTGGAGCACCTGCACGAACATGCTTTTACCAAAGCAAAAACGCTGTTTGCCACCCACTATCACGAGCTCAACGAAATGGAAGGCGCATTCCCGAGGGTAAAAAACTTTAACGTTTCCATAAAAGAGGTAGGCAACAAGGTTATCTTTTTACGAAAACTGGTGCGCGGCGGAAGTAATCACAGCTTTGGTATCCATGTGGCGGGCATGGCCGGGATGCCAAAATCGGTAATTCAGCGTGCCGAGCAGATATTATCGAAACTGGAAGGAGGAAAAGAAAAGGAAAGTTTAAGTAAACCTTTAGAGGAGATTGGCGAAAGCCGAGAAGGTGTACAATTAAGCTTTTTTCAGTTGGATGACCCTGTGCTAAAGCAGATTAGAGATGAGATTGCCGGGCTCGATGTAAATAATCTTACGCCAATAGAAGCCCTGAACAAGCTAAATGAAATAAAGAAATTGACAGGAATTTCTTAATGGGCTTCAATAATTTTTGCCAGATAAAAAAATAGCAATATATTTGCATCGCTTTTGAAAAAGCAAGTTCATTAAAATATGCGAGAATAGCTCAGTTGGTAGAGCACGACCTTGCCAAGGTCGGGGTCGCGGGTTCGAGTCCCGTTTCTCGCTCATTCACGATAATGCAAAGGATGCCCGGGTGGTGGAATTGGTAGACACGTTGGACTTAAAATCCAATGATCATTATGATCGTGCGGGTTCAAGTCCCGCCTCGGGTACCATTTTTTGCGAGAATAGCTCAGTTGGTAGAGCACGACCTTGCCAAGGTCGGGGTCGCGGGTTCGAGTCCCGTTTCTCGCTCGTTAAAAGGCTTCACAAAAAATTGTGAAGCCTTTTTTTATGCCTAATATTTTGCATTTGGTTGACTGCCGGGCTTTTCGCTTTACCGGTTTTGCCAAGCTTGTTTTTTGTAATTGGTTCGCAGGCTCCTGTTGTCGCCTTCGTCCAATAACAAAAACTGGTCGCTTGTCTGCAACAGGGTGTCGCTGCAATCCCTGCCAATGGGGCCGGTGGTTTTAAGTTTTGCACCATGCCTGATTGATCGGTTGGTTTTAACAGTTAATGTGCTGTATAAGGGCTAAAGCCCTATTAGCAGACTTATGCTTAACCCCGGCATTAATGCCGGGTTAGTCAACTCCTATACAATCCAGACTTTTGTCCTTCAATATTAACTTCCCTGGATTTCACCTTCTCAAATTACAAGGTCTTTTACTTTCCCAACATTATTACTATTTTCACCACAAACCAATTAAACTAAATCATGCAAAAACAAATTCTTCTATCAATTTGGGTACTACTTTTAAGTGCCGTTTTATTTTCTTGTCAATCCACTCAAAAGCAAGCTGAGCCGCAAGCTGAAGCTGCAAAATTTATTACCATCAGTGGACCGGACCTCATTGCTCCCAATGGCGAAAAATTCTTTATACAAGGTATTAACCTTGGCAACTGGCTGAATCCGGAAGGTTACATGTTCAAGTTTCAAAAAACAAGTTCTGCACGGCTTATCGACGAGATGTTTCGTGAGGCGGTTGGGCCCGATTTTACCAACCAATTCTGGAAACAATTCAAGGATAATTACATCACCCGCGAAGATATCCGATACATAAAAAGCACAGGTGTGAATTCTATTCGTCTGCCGTTTCATTATAAATTGTTCACTGATGAGGATTACATGGGGCTTTATTCCAATCAGGATGGTTTTGCGCGAATTGACAGTTTGGTGGAGTGGTGCCGCGAATCGGAGCTGTACATTATTCTGGATATGCACGATGCTCCCGGCGGACAAACCGGTGCCAATATCGACGACAGTTATGGTTACCCATGGTTGATGGTGAGTGAAGAAAGCCAGGAGTTGTTTGTGGAGATCTGGCAAAAAATAGCTGATCATTATAAAAACGAGCCGATGATTTTAGGCTACGATCTGTTGAACGAACCCATTGCCACCTATTTTCCGGAAGATGAAGAGATGCTGAATAAACAACTTGAACCGTTATATATGAAAGCAGTAAAAGCCATTCGCGAGGTAGATAATAACCACATTGTTTTGCTGGGTGGTGCACAGTGGAACGGCAATTTTAAAGTTTTTACCGATTCGAAATTCGATGACAAAATGATGTACACCTGTCACCGCTACTGGTGCGATACCTTGCAGGCAAATATTCAGGATTTTGTAGATTTTCGCGACTCTGTGAATCTTCCAATTTACATGGGCGAAACCGGTGAGAATACCGATGAGTGGATTGCTGCCTGGACCCGCCTGATGATCAAGAATAACATCGGTTACCATTACTGGCCTTACAAAAAAATGGGAAGCCCACGTTGTATGGTAACTATCCCAACACCCGAAAACTGGGATGTGATTGTAGATTTTGCCGAAGGAGAGCGCGACACTTATGAAGCTGTACGTGAAAATCGTCCTGATCAGGAACTGGTTAAAACAGTGATGCTGGAATATATTGCGAATCTGAAACTGACGAAATGTGAGGTGAACGAGAGTTATATCCGTGCGATGGCTATGGAGCCGTAATGGGTTTGCTTTCCTTTTAAAAAATACTTTATAAAAAAATCAAAAAGTCCGGCATTTGTTTGAACTTCCCAAATTGAATGACGATATTGGTCGCCCGTTATAGCTGTGTGCATAAGGATTGGGTATTCAAAATTTCAAAACCATTAATCATGAATTTCAAAATCAAACTGTTGTTATTGATTTGTGGGGCTTTCGGATTTGCAAAAATTCAGGCTCAGGACACAAAAAAGCCCAATATAATTCACATTCTTGCCGATGATGTAGGCTTTGACGACCTGAGTTGTTTTGGCTCAAAGGACATCAATACGCCGAACCTGGATAAGCTGGCAGCAGAAGGTATGAAATTCACGAGTTTTTACGCGCCACATGGCACATGTACGCCATCCAGGGCAGCCACTTTAACCGGACGCTATGCACCGCGTGTAAATAACGGCACCGGATTATACGTACTTTTTCCACATTCGAAACACGGACTGGAAGACGAACTGGAGGTTTCGATTACCGAATTACTAAAAGAACAAGGATACACTACCGGATTGTATGGAAAATGGCATTTAGGTCACCTGCCACAATACTTGCCTTGTGTGCATGGTTTCGATGAGTTTCTGGGCATTCCTTATCCCAACGATCATGGCCCGGAACGTATAGGGAACTCGGGGTGGCGGCCAAATGGGATCAGCGATCCGGAAATTCCGTTAATCGAGCAGGCGCAGATTATAAAGCGCTGTGATAATAATGATCTGGCTGAACTTCCGGCATTGTTTACCCGCGAAGCCTGCAAATTTATATACCGGGCAACACAGGAGGAAAAACCGTTCTATTTGCAGTATGCGAACATCGAAACACACACACCATGGTTCGTTCCAAAAGGTTTCGAAGGACAGAGTAAAGCGGCTGCCTATGGCGACGCTGTTGAATACCTCGATCGTTCGGTTGGTATTATTCTAAATACCTTAAAACGACTGAAAATTGAAGACAATACCATAATCGTATTTTCATCGGATAATGGTCCTTTGGTACATCGCGACGAAGAATTGGAAAACTGCTATGGAAAATTTGGTTTCAC
This genomic interval carries:
- the mutS gene encoding DNA mismatch repair protein MutS, which produces MAKNEKKYVETPLMKQYYTIKDKHPDAVLLFRVGDFYETFGEDAIKAAEILGITLTRRANGSASYVELAGFPHHALDTYLPKLVRAGQRVAICEQLEDPKMTKKIVKRGITELVTPGVSINDNILENRENNFLASVHFDKKRAGIAFLDISTGEFLAAEGSFEYIDKLLNSFQPKEVLFQRGRGKEFNDLFGTKFYTFNLEDWVYTDDAANDRLKRHFETSSLKGFGVHNMQLGIIAAGAILHYLDITQHQKLSHISGLSRIEEEHFVWLDRFTIRNLELFAPLHESGKALINVIDKTITPMGSRLLKRWMALPLKDIDPINERLEVVELFLKDPETKENLEEHLRQMGDLERLISKVAVGRINPREVVQVKNALAAIVPIKAACADVENQALNRFAEQLNPCDLIRARIEKQIVADPPTAVNKGKVIAEGISEELDDLRKIAYSGKDYLAQIQKRESEKHGIPSLKISFNNVFGYYIEVRNTHKDKVPTDWIRKQTLVSAERYITEELKEYEQKILGAEEKIQALEGKLFGELIFELSEYISAIQLNSHILAQIDCLLSYATCATSYKYFRPEVNDATSIEIKEGRHPVIEHQLPIGESYIANDVKLDQEDQQIIIITGPNMAGKSALLRQTALIVLMAQMGSFVPAEVAKIGFVDKIFTRVGASDNISLGESTFMVEMNEAASILNNVSDRSLILFDELGRGTSTYDGISIAWSIVEHLHEHAFTKAKTLFATHYHELNEMEGAFPRVKNFNVSIKEVGNKVIFLRKLVRGGSNHSFGIHVAGMAGMPKSVIQRAEQILSKLEGGKEKESLSKPLEEIGESREGVQLSFFQLDDPVLKQIRDEIAGLDVNNLTPIEALNKLNEIKKLTGIS
- a CDS encoding sulfatase, producing MNFKIKLLLLICGAFGFAKIQAQDTKKPNIIHILADDVGFDDLSCFGSKDINTPNLDKLAAEGMKFTSFYAPHGTCTPSRAATLTGRYAPRVNNGTGLYVLFPHSKHGLEDELEVSITELLKEQGYTTGLYGKWHLGHLPQYLPCVHGFDEFLGIPYPNDHGPERIGNSGWRPNGISDPEIPLIEQAQIIKRCDNNDLAELPALFTREACKFIYRATQEEKPFYLQYANIETHTPWFVPKGFEGQSKAAAYGDAVEYLDRSVGIILNTLKRLKIEDNTIIVFSSDNGPLVHRDEELENCYGKFGFTDPDREHILREGKYQERYEGGIRVSCIMKWPGMIPENTECDVPVTGMDLFTTFANIAGAQIPTDRVIDGKDILPLMKNEEGAVAPHKAVYGFTATGRLMSIRYKSWKLILPGKHWTGNLDTAHLYNVENDPGEKENVADKNPDVVDTILAMAKQAEDAIKNNRPINN
- a CDS encoding glycoside hydrolase family 5 protein, with product MQKQILLSIWVLLLSAVLFSCQSTQKQAEPQAEAAKFITISGPDLIAPNGEKFFIQGINLGNWLNPEGYMFKFQKTSSARLIDEMFREAVGPDFTNQFWKQFKDNYITREDIRYIKSTGVNSIRLPFHYKLFTDEDYMGLYSNQDGFARIDSLVEWCRESELYIILDMHDAPGGQTGANIDDSYGYPWLMVSEESQELFVEIWQKIADHYKNEPMILGYDLLNEPIATYFPEDEEMLNKQLEPLYMKAVKAIREVDNNHIVLLGGAQWNGNFKVFTDSKFDDKMMYTCHRYWCDTLQANIQDFVDFRDSVNLPIYMGETGENTDEWIAAWTRLMIKNNIGYHYWPYKKMGSPRCMVTIPTPENWDVIVDFAEGERDTYEAVRENRPDQELVKTVMLEYIANLKLTKCEVNESYIRAMAMEP